In the bacterium genome, one interval contains:
- a CDS encoding methyltransferase domain-containing protein: protein MTTAAPPSVEQRTEAWLDQTMDPGIAAPGGRLFDAAGRPSGISRYHFGRLRRKLRIFRWLDRLPPFASFIDLASGWDHFPWLVRQRYGAEAYYSDLVHRMNLPIDGPPFGKLDHAVTLRLPRLPFPDRAFDVVLCSEVLEHLVRPVESIAELLRVTNQVLLVTSLEAFSVNRWERFWQHHRVDVRRPHVDRNFLLRDELRALFGAGARLENLLHDPDQPASAFAPMGEQTAAYARLAEAPALGAALRRATAETRHLPGAMGVLAVVRRDGAPLPDSPAAADDALPEWLLERTREEECIVEETLAIAAAWQQGLAEVPQAAADALVHRPVAEPLRRRLCCPDCRGALAADALALRCPACATRFASQYGVPILYPTSDDRGAAGLAEALAQLCGDDPARRRALARLARRLRRNEAPPAAWRRAAWWLEDRLGLAGESAST from the coding sequence ATGACCACCGCCGCTCCCCCCAGCGTCGAGCAGCGCACCGAAGCGTGGCTCGACCAGACGATGGATCCCGGCATCGCCGCCCCCGGCGGCCGGCTGTTCGACGCCGCGGGCCGCCCGAGCGGCATCAGCCGCTACCACTTCGGGCGGCTGCGCCGGAAGCTGCGCATCTTCCGCTGGCTCGACCGGCTGCCGCCCTTCGCGTCGTTCATCGATCTCGCCTCGGGCTGGGATCACTTCCCCTGGCTGGTGCGCCAGCGCTACGGGGCCGAGGCCTACTACTCCGACCTGGTGCACCGCATGAACCTGCCGATCGACGGCCCGCCGTTCGGCAAGCTCGATCACGCGGTGACGCTGCGCTTGCCGCGGCTGCCCTTCCCCGACCGCGCCTTCGACGTCGTCCTCTGCTCCGAGGTGCTCGAGCATCTCGTCCGCCCGGTCGAGTCGATCGCCGAGCTGCTGCGGGTCACCAACCAGGTGCTGCTGGTCACCAGCCTGGAGGCCTTCTCGGTCAACCGCTGGGAGCGCTTCTGGCAGCACCACCGGGTGGACGTCCGCCGGCCGCACGTCGACCGCAATTTCCTGCTGCGCGACGAGCTGCGCGCCCTGTTCGGCGCCGGCGCCCGACTCGAGAACCTGCTCCACGACCCCGATCAGCCCGCCAGCGCGTTCGCGCCGATGGGCGAGCAGACGGCCGCGTACGCGCGCCTCGCCGAGGCGCCGGCGCTGGGCGCGGCGCTGCGCCGCGCCACCGCCGAGACCCGGCACCTGCCGGGCGCGATGGGCGTGCTGGCGGTGGTGCGCCGCGACGGCGCGCCGCTGCCGGATTCCCCCGCCGCCGCCGACGACGCGCTGCCCGAGTGGCTCCTCGAGCGCACGCGCGAGGAGGAATGCATCGTCGAGGAGACGCTGGCCATCGCCGCCGCCTGGCAGCAGGGGCTCGCCGAGGTGCCGCAGGCCGCCGCCGACGCGCTGGTCCATCGCCCGGTCGCCGAACCGCTGCGCCGGCGCCTGTGCTGCCCCGACTGCCGCGGCGCGCTCGCCGCCGACGCGCTCGCGCTGCGCTGCCCCGCCTGCGCCACGCGCTTCGCCTCGCAGTACGGCGTGCCGATCCTCTACCCGACCAGCGACGACCGCGGCGCGGCCGGCCTCGCCGAGGCGCTGGCGCAGCTCTGCGGCGACGATCCCGCCCGCCGCCGCGCGCTCGCGCGCCTGGCGCGCAGGCTGCGGCGCAACGAAGCCCCACCCGCCGCCTGGCGGCGCGCTGCCTGGTGGCTCGAGGACCGTCTCGGGCTCGCGGGCGAGTCGGCCTCGACCTGA
- a CDS encoding SDR family oxidoreductase, producing MRAKARKILVIGGAGYVGCVLVDELLKRGYAVKVFDRLIYGDYGLREVRDRVEVVSGDMRAMEPSIFEDVTAVVNLGGLSNDPTAEFNPDANYQMNTVATEQSAKQAKQAGVERYVFASSCSIYDQGVEDPDADLILDESSEVAPRAAYSSSKYEGEQRLLPMTDEHFCPVVLRKGTVYGWSPRMRFDLVVNTFLKDALTRGKITIHYGGEMWRPLVDVRDAARAYVACIEADADKVRGQIFNVMFKNMRISELALRVQGALAEHGIPVAIDAAYGYTGVRNYRVSARKIASVLDFRPLVTIEESVANALDKLKGVTISELENPRHYNIRWLKVLEEAEGVLGARGALWGIPGRGEPEGVRAIRSAK from the coding sequence ATGCGCGCCAAGGCGAGAAAGATTCTGGTGATCGGCGGGGCCGGGTACGTGGGCTGCGTGCTCGTCGACGAGCTGCTCAAGCGCGGCTACGCGGTGAAGGTGTTCGACCGGCTGATCTACGGCGATTACGGGCTGCGCGAGGTGCGCGACCGGGTCGAGGTCGTGTCCGGCGACATGCGCGCCATGGAGCCGTCGATCTTCGAGGACGTGACGGCGGTGGTGAATCTCGGCGGGCTGTCCAACGATCCCACGGCCGAGTTCAACCCGGACGCGAACTACCAGATGAACACCGTCGCCACCGAGCAGTCGGCGAAGCAGGCCAAGCAGGCGGGGGTCGAGCGCTACGTCTTCGCCTCCTCGTGCTCGATCTACGACCAGGGGGTCGAGGATCCCGACGCCGACCTGATTCTCGACGAGAGCTCCGAGGTGGCGCCGCGCGCCGCCTATTCGAGCTCGAAGTACGAGGGCGAGCAGCGCCTGCTGCCGATGACCGACGAGCACTTCTGCCCGGTGGTGCTGCGCAAGGGCACCGTCTACGGCTGGTCGCCGCGCATGCGCTTCGACCTGGTGGTCAACACCTTCCTCAAGGACGCGCTGACGCGCGGCAAGATCACCATCCACTACGGCGGCGAGATGTGGCGGCCGCTGGTCGACGTGCGCGACGCGGCGCGCGCCTACGTCGCCTGCATCGAGGCCGACGCCGACAAGGTGCGCGGGCAGATCTTCAACGTCATGTTCAAGAACATGCGCATCTCCGAGCTGGCGCTGCGCGTCCAGGGCGCCCTCGCCGAGCACGGCATCCCGGTCGCGATCGACGCCGCCTACGGCTACACGGGCGTGCGCAACTACCGCGTCTCGGCGCGCAAGATCGCCAGCGTCCTCGACTTCCGTCCGCTGGTGACGATCGAGGAGTCGGTGGCGAATGCGCTCGACAAGCTCAAGGGCGTGACCATCTCCGAGCTCGAGAATCCGCGCCACTACAACATCCGCTGGCTCAAGGTGCTCGAGGAGGCCGAGGGCGTCCTCGGCGCGCGCGGCGCGCTCTGGGGCATCCCCGGCAGGGGTGAGCCGGAGGGCGTGCGGGCGATTCGCTCGGCGAAGTAG
- the rfbD gene encoding dTDP-4-dehydrorhamnose reductase, which produces MRHAVIIGSKGQLGTDLQPALRGWKLSGLAHADLDVTDAERARAVLGELAPDVVINTSAYHKVDVCEDTPTESFAVNATGAYHLARLAAELDFTLVHFSTDYVFRGDGAVPCRETDPCEPISVYGASKLAGEKLIAAYAPRHFIIRSTGLYGVAGASGKGGNFVETMIRLGKAGPVRVVDDQVMTPTATADLSAAVAELLAREGSPNVPYGLYHITSGGQCSWYVFAKTIFELCGMAVDLSPITTAESGSKARRPAFSVLDHGQWMQAGFSELRPWRAALTDYLKAKGHIG; this is translated from the coding sequence ATGCGCCATGCGGTGATCATTGGTTCCAAGGGGCAGTTGGGGACGGACCTGCAGCCGGCACTGCGCGGCTGGAAGCTGAGCGGCCTGGCGCACGCCGATCTCGACGTCACCGACGCCGAGCGCGCGCGGGCGGTGCTCGGCGAGCTGGCGCCGGACGTGGTGATCAACACCAGCGCCTACCACAAGGTCGACGTCTGCGAGGACACGCCGACCGAGTCGTTCGCCGTCAACGCCACCGGCGCCTACCACCTGGCGCGGCTCGCCGCCGAGCTCGACTTCACCCTGGTGCACTTCAGCACCGATTACGTCTTCCGCGGCGACGGCGCGGTGCCCTGCCGGGAGACCGACCCGTGCGAGCCGATCAGCGTCTACGGCGCCTCGAAGCTGGCGGGCGAGAAGCTGATCGCCGCCTACGCGCCGCGCCACTTCATCATCCGCTCGACCGGCCTCTACGGCGTCGCCGGCGCCAGCGGCAAGGGCGGCAACTTCGTCGAGACGATGATCCGCCTCGGCAAGGCCGGCCCGGTGCGGGTGGTGGACGACCAGGTGATGACCCCGACCGCCACCGCCGACCTGTCCGCGGCGGTGGCCGAGCTGCTGGCGCGCGAGGGCAGCCCGAACGTGCCCTACGGCCTGTACCACATCACCAGCGGCGGCCAGTGCTCCTGGTACGTCTTCGCCAAGACGATCTTCGAGCTCTGCGGCATGGCGGTCGATCTGTCGCCGATCACCACCGCCGAATCCGGCTCCAAGGCCCGCCGCCCGGCCTTCTCGGTGCTCGACCACGGCCAGTGGATGCAGGCCGGCTTCAGCGAGCTGCGGCCATGGCGCGCGGCGCTGACCGACTATCTGAAGGCGAAGGGGCACATCGGGTGA
- a CDS encoding methyltransferase domain-containing protein — protein MGDHYWLLARNRVVAAALRAAGAAAPILDIGCGPGATVAYLRQRGLACSGVDVAAYAPAAPGLAAVIRYRQDVFALPAAERAPIRTLLLLDVLEHLEAPAAFLRRCVEAFPQLGHVVVTLPARQELWSNYDVYYGHHRRYDRAAAAALCRDAGLTVRRCDYVFHALYPGLALQRLLAGARGVEFAPIRHRRLHRLLAALLYADARWLPGRLPGTSVLVVAGAGR, from the coding sequence ATCGGCGATCACTACTGGCTGCTGGCGCGCAACCGCGTCGTCGCCGCGGCGCTGCGCGCCGCCGGCGCCGCGGCGCCGATCCTCGACATCGGCTGCGGGCCCGGCGCCACGGTCGCCTACCTGCGCCAGCGCGGCCTCGCGTGCTCCGGCGTCGACGTCGCCGCCTATGCGCCAGCGGCACCCGGCCTGGCGGCCGTCATCCGCTATCGCCAGGACGTCTTCGCCCTGCCCGCGGCGGAGCGGGCGCCGATCCGCACCCTGCTGCTGCTCGACGTCCTCGAGCACCTGGAGGCCCCGGCGGCGTTCCTGCGTCGCTGCGTCGAGGCCTTCCCGCAGCTCGGCCACGTCGTCGTCACCCTGCCGGCGCGCCAGGAGCTGTGGAGCAACTACGACGTCTACTACGGGCACCACCGGCGCTACGACCGCGCCGCGGCGGCGGCGCTCTGCCGCGACGCCGGATTGACCGTGCGGCGCTGCGACTACGTCTTCCACGCGCTCTATCCCGGCCTGGCGCTGCAGCGCCTGCTGGCGGGCGCGCGCGGCGTCGAGTTCGCGCCGATCCGCCATCGCCGGCTGCACCGACTGCTCGCCGCCCTGCTGTACGCCGACGCGCGCTGGCTGCCGGGGCGCCTGCCCGGCACCTCCGTGCTCGTGGTCGCCGGCGCCGGCCGCTGA
- a CDS encoding methyltransferase domain-containing protein → MSGTAKQSRAYSPALGVDWLLPLYDPILRAVIPEEAIKRQLVALAAIQPGDVVVDLGCGTATLSVLIKAMQPAAEVVGLDPDAKALERARQKAAAAGLAMRFDLGFATALPYADASVDRVLSAFVFHHLPSEAKRATLREVLRVLKPGAAFCVLDFGQPPTRLGRLLAPLLHPGRDARDNIRGRLPALMREAGFADVHEAARRTLIVGSVSHLVGRRP, encoded by the coding sequence ATGAGCGGCACGGCCAAACAATCGAGAGCATACTCGCCCGCGCTGGGCGTGGACTGGCTGCTGCCGCTCTACGACCCGATCCTGCGCGCCGTCATTCCGGAAGAGGCGATCAAGCGGCAGCTCGTCGCGCTGGCCGCCATCCAGCCAGGCGACGTGGTGGTGGATCTCGGCTGCGGCACGGCCACGCTCAGCGTGCTGATCAAGGCGATGCAGCCGGCGGCCGAGGTCGTCGGCCTCGACCCCGACGCCAAGGCGCTCGAGCGGGCGCGGCAGAAGGCCGCCGCCGCCGGCCTCGCGATGCGCTTCGACCTCGGATTCGCCACCGCCCTGCCCTACGCCGACGCCTCGGTCGATCGCGTGCTCTCGGCGTTCGTCTTCCATCACCTCCCCAGCGAGGCCAAGCGCGCGACCCTGCGCGAGGTCCTGCGGGTGCTGAAGCCGGGCGCGGCGTTCTGCGTGCTCGACTTCGGCCAGCCACCGACCCGGCTCGGACGGCTCCTCGCGCCGCTGCTGCACCCCGGGCGCGACGCCCGCGACAACATCCGCGGCCGCCTGCCGGCGCTCATGCGCGAGGCCGGCTTCGCCGACGTCCACGAAGCCGCCCGGCGCACCCTGATCGTCGGCAGCGTCTCGCACCTGGTGGGCCGCAGGCCCTGA
- a CDS encoding glycosyltransferase — MRSDFTLSVIIPVFNERLTVRTLVQRVRAVPIRKQIILVDDCSTDGTGDVVRALADEPADALNRIEAIFHAENAGKGAAVRSAIPAVSGDMALIQDADLEYDPEEYPSLIRPILDGHADVVFGSRFLGGPHRVLFFRHTIGNRLLTLLSNLCTDLNLTDMETCYKVFRSDVLKRLDLQSNRFGIEPEITAKVARLGCRIYEVPISYHGREYWEGKKIGWKDGVSAIWTILRYAFNLDGGGRDPGLLTLRRLRQARRYNEWVWGRLRPFIGDRVLEVGCGIGNYTGFLRNHALVVSTDHNPEYVRQVATRLEQYDNIRVERIDWERPDLAALRAHAFDTVLCLNVLEHVERDDDALATFASLLPIGGRLVLQVPALPGLYGGIDRAIGHHRRYQREALRAQLERHGFVVEHGRYFNLPGLIGWYVNSRLLRRRSVPGLQARIASALVPWLSLEQRFDPPLGMSLLMVGRKDREAGPPAPFALPDVEHG; from the coding sequence CGTGTTCAACGAGCGCCTGACCGTACGCACGCTCGTGCAGCGGGTGCGCGCGGTGCCGATCCGCAAGCAGATCATCCTCGTCGACGATTGCTCGACCGACGGCACGGGCGACGTGGTGCGGGCGCTGGCCGACGAGCCGGCGGACGCGCTGAACCGGATCGAGGCGATCTTCCACGCCGAGAACGCCGGCAAGGGCGCGGCGGTCCGCTCCGCCATTCCGGCGGTCAGCGGCGACATGGCGCTGATCCAGGACGCCGATCTCGAGTACGATCCCGAGGAGTACCCGAGCCTCATCCGGCCGATTCTCGACGGCCACGCCGACGTGGTCTTCGGCTCGCGCTTCCTCGGCGGCCCGCACCGCGTGCTCTTCTTCCGCCACACCATCGGCAACCGGCTGTTGACGCTGCTGTCGAACCTGTGCACCGATCTCAACCTCACCGACATGGAGACCTGCTACAAGGTGTTCCGCAGCGACGTCCTGAAGCGCCTCGACCTGCAGTCGAACCGCTTCGGCATCGAGCCCGAGATCACCGCCAAGGTCGCCCGCCTCGGCTGCCGCATCTACGAGGTGCCGATCTCCTACCACGGTCGCGAGTACTGGGAGGGGAAGAAGATCGGCTGGAAGGACGGTGTCTCGGCGATCTGGACGATCCTGCGCTACGCGTTCAATCTCGACGGCGGCGGCCGCGACCCGGGGCTGCTGACGCTGCGCCGCCTGCGCCAGGCGCGCCGCTACAACGAGTGGGTGTGGGGCCGGCTACGGCCGTTCATCGGCGACCGCGTGCTCGAGGTCGGCTGCGGCATCGGCAACTACACCGGCTTCCTGCGCAACCACGCGCTGGTGGTCAGCACCGACCACAACCCGGAGTACGTCCGCCAGGTGGCGACGCGGCTCGAGCAGTACGACAACATCCGCGTCGAGCGGATCGACTGGGAGCGCCCCGACCTGGCGGCACTGCGCGCCCACGCGTTCGACACCGTCCTCTGCCTCAACGTCCTCGAGCACGTCGAGCGCGACGACGACGCGCTCGCCACCTTCGCCAGCCTGCTGCCGATCGGCGGCCGCCTGGTGCTGCAGGTGCCGGCGCTGCCCGGCCTCTACGGCGGGATCGACCGCGCCATCGGCCACCACCGGCGCTACCAGCGGGAGGCGCTGCGCGCCCAGCTCGAGCGGCACGGCTTCGTCGTCGAGCACGGCCGCTACTTCAATCTGCCCGGCCTGATCGGCTGGTACGTCAACTCGCGCCTGTTGCGGCGGCGCAGCGTGCCCGGCCTGCAGGCGCGCATCGCCAGCGCCCTGGTGCCATGGCTCTCGCTCGAGCAGCGCTTCGACCCGCCGCTCGGCATGTCGCTGCTGATGGTCGGGCGCAAGGACCGCGAGGCCGGCCCGCCGGCGCCGTTCGCCCTGCCCGACGTCGAGCACGGGTGA
- a CDS encoding glycosyltransferase family 2 protein has protein sequence MPVPTVQVVVVNWRKRGATLDCLAALGRLADRDWSLVLVDNGCRDFSQAELDRLAPGGQYVASESNRGFAGGANLGWQAARARGAAWVWFLNNDAMPDAGALGALRAAAAGPPPADLVGAKILQRQAPDRLDSIGIDIDLASGRMRLIGHDEVDRGQYDRLSDPVAVSGCALFASAAALDALGGFDASYFAYLEDVDLCLRARAAGLRVAFAPRARVLHDRPPARRGRQSTASLYYTTRNHLRLLQRHGPGAPWLRALREARVAAWSAAYALASGGGAPLAALRAMRRGLADFRRGVAGPDPAGE, from the coding sequence ATGCCCGTCCCCACCGTCCAGGTCGTCGTCGTCAACTGGCGCAAGCGCGGCGCGACGCTGGACTGCCTGGCGGCGCTCGGCCGCCTGGCGGACCGCGACTGGTCGCTGGTACTGGTCGACAACGGCTGCCGCGATTTCAGCCAGGCGGAGCTCGACCGCCTGGCGCCGGGCGGCCAGTACGTGGCGAGCGAGAGCAACCGCGGCTTCGCCGGCGGCGCCAACCTCGGCTGGCAGGCGGCGCGGGCGCGCGGCGCGGCGTGGGTGTGGTTCCTCAACAACGACGCGATGCCGGACGCGGGCGCGCTCGGCGCGCTGCGCGCCGCCGCCGCCGGCCCGCCGCCGGCCGATCTGGTCGGGGCGAAGATCCTGCAGCGCCAGGCGCCCGACCGGCTCGACTCGATCGGGATCGACATCGATCTCGCCTCCGGGCGCATGCGCCTGATCGGTCACGACGAGGTCGACCGCGGCCAGTACGACCGGCTCAGCGACCCGGTCGCGGTCAGCGGCTGCGCGCTGTTCGCGAGCGCCGCGGCGCTCGACGCGCTCGGCGGCTTCGACGCGAGCTACTTCGCCTACCTCGAGGACGTCGACCTCTGCCTGCGCGCCCGCGCCGCCGGGCTGCGCGTCGCCTTCGCGCCGCGCGCCCGCGTCCTGCACGACCGCCCGCCGGCGCGGCGCGGCCGGCAGTCGACCGCCAGCCTCTACTACACGACCCGCAATCACCTCCGCCTGCTGCAGCGACACGGCCCCGGCGCGCCCTGGCTGCGCGCGCTGCGGGAGGCGCGCGTCGCCGCCTGGTCGGCGGCCTACGCGCTGGCCAGCGGCGGCGGCGCGCCGCTCGCCGCCCTGCGCGCCATGCGCCGCGGGCTCGCCGACTTCCGCCGCGGCGTCGCCGGCCCGGATCCGGCGGGCGAGTGA
- a CDS encoding B12-binding domain-containing radical SAM protein yields the protein MTSTQAHAPRPDAPLVTLIRPPGAETFRVGTSTLVPPLGLAYIAGTVEAAGYRVQVIDALSSGPTTHTRYFQGYLVGLPLAEVAARVAPEARCVGITCMFTHEWPMVVQLIRLIRERRPELPIVVGGEHVTAMPEFSLATSQADVLVLGEGEETARALFDALLQGGSLADVAGIAYRRDGAIVVNPRRNRSTALEAIPRPAWRHFDLEAYHRHRFIGGVYSTYLTVPMLATRGCPYQCTYCSSPNMWTTKWVPRDPRDVADEIEGYVRDYGARNFPFYDLTAVIKKEWIVAFCKEIIGRGLRISWQMASGTRSEAIDGEVAHLLKQSGMINMAYAPESGSEQTRQYIKKRMHSDRLYASIAAAAEADLSVAAYLVVGFPHDGRQEMRETIAFLAEIARRGVNDLGSGYYMALPGTQLFRTLYENGKVVIDREYFRHILNGLAIYPAATYSDHFGRPELFYWRLRFIAAFYGSRLRVLGARKVLAAFFESVGSGSHHSKLQTALRVSLKNGLATLRLALSGSRWISPEEEAAMFAPWDAIYRQIRRQRLGSGVDETPPLDSRELHRRNYVDVLRPDHGTARTLALQGVADAPGA from the coding sequence ATGACCAGCACGCAGGCTCACGCGCCGCGGCCCGATGCGCCGCTCGTCACCCTGATCCGCCCGCCGGGCGCGGAGACGTTCCGCGTCGGCACCAGCACCCTGGTGCCGCCGCTCGGGCTGGCGTACATCGCCGGCACCGTCGAGGCGGCGGGGTACCGGGTGCAGGTCATCGACGCCCTGTCCTCCGGTCCGACGACCCACACCCGCTACTTCCAGGGCTACCTGGTGGGGCTGCCGCTGGCCGAGGTGGCGGCGCGCGTCGCGCCCGAGGCCCGCTGCGTCGGCATCACCTGCATGTTCACCCACGAGTGGCCGATGGTGGTGCAGCTCATCCGGTTGATCCGCGAACGCCGGCCCGAGCTGCCGATCGTCGTCGGCGGCGAGCACGTGACCGCGATGCCGGAATTCTCGCTCGCCACCTCGCAGGCCGACGTGCTGGTGCTGGGCGAGGGCGAGGAGACGGCGCGGGCGCTGTTCGACGCCCTGCTGCAGGGCGGCTCGCTGGCCGACGTCGCCGGCATCGCCTACCGGCGCGACGGCGCCATCGTCGTCAACCCGCGGCGCAATCGGTCGACGGCGCTGGAGGCGATCCCGCGGCCGGCCTGGCGCCACTTCGACCTCGAGGCGTATCACCGGCACCGCTTCATCGGCGGCGTCTATTCGACCTACCTGACGGTGCCGATGCTGGCGACCCGCGGCTGTCCCTACCAGTGCACCTACTGCTCGTCGCCCAACATGTGGACGACCAAGTGGGTGCCGCGCGACCCGCGCGACGTCGCCGACGAGATCGAGGGCTACGTGCGCGACTACGGGGCGCGCAACTTCCCCTTCTACGACCTGACGGCGGTGATCAAGAAGGAATGGATCGTCGCCTTCTGCAAGGAGATCATCGGTCGCGGGCTGCGGATAAGCTGGCAGATGGCGAGCGGCACGCGCTCGGAGGCGATCGACGGCGAGGTCGCCCACCTGCTCAAGCAGTCGGGGATGATCAACATGGCGTACGCGCCGGAATCGGGATCGGAACAGACCCGGCAGTACATCAAGAAGCGCATGCACAGCGACCGGCTGTACGCCAGCATCGCGGCGGCGGCGGAGGCGGACCTCAGCGTCGCCGCCTACCTGGTGGTCGGCTTCCCGCACGACGGCCGGCAGGAGATGCGGGAGACGATCGCCTTCCTGGCGGAGATCGCGCGCCGCGGCGTCAATGACCTGGGCAGCGGGTACTACATGGCGCTGCCCGGCACCCAGCTCTTCCGGACCCTGTACGAGAACGGCAAGGTGGTCATCGACCGCGAGTACTTCCGCCACATCCTGAACGGCCTGGCGATCTACCCGGCGGCGACCTACAGCGATCACTTCGGCCGCCCGGAGCTCTTCTACTGGCGGCTGCGCTTCATCGCCGCCTTCTACGGCAGCCGGCTGCGCGTGCTCGGCGCGCGCAAGGTGCTGGCGGCGTTCTTCGAGAGCGTCGGCTCCGGCAGCCACCACTCGAAGCTGCAGACGGCGCTGCGGGTCTCGCTGAAGAACGGCCTCGCCACCCTGCGCCTGGCGCTCTCTGGCTCGCGCTGGATCTCGCCCGAAGAGGAAGCGGCGATGTTCGCGCCCTGGGACGCGATCTACCGCCAGATCCGCCGGCAGCGGCTCGGCAGCGGGGTCGACGAGACGCCGCCGCTGGACAGCCGCGAGCTGCACCGCCGCAACTACGTCGACGTGCTGCGTCCCGACCACGGCACGGCGCGCACCCTGGCGCTGCAGGGCGTCGCCGACGCTCCCGGCGCCTGA
- a CDS encoding class I SAM-dependent methyltransferase has protein sequence MGSEPARRSTSAAAQQERHASERHFHDEWARSIDPDSVVPSQNFAPETAIENRYILSQIGPLTDQRLLDIGCGSGEAAVYFAQQGARVTAMDLSGAFLQVAQRVALRHEAPISLAVGAGEHLPFADDSFDVVYGHGVLHHLELLPAMREVSRILRPGGRAYFIEPLGYNPVIDVYRWMAGNMRTPSERPLRFTDIDALRPFFRRVAHREFWLTTQLVFVWFLVGMGVHPARERYWKKVLYDVDRIRWLFRPLYRVERWTLRRFPWFGRYAWNSVICLEK, from the coding sequence ATGGGCAGCGAGCCAGCGCGCCGCTCCACCTCGGCAGCGGCCCAACAGGAGCGCCACGCGTCCGAGCGCCACTTCCACGACGAATGGGCGCGCAGCATCGACCCGGACAGCGTCGTCCCGAGCCAGAATTTCGCTCCCGAGACGGCGATCGAGAACCGCTACATCCTGTCGCAGATCGGCCCCCTGACCGACCAGCGTCTGCTCGACATCGGCTGCGGCTCCGGCGAGGCCGCCGTGTACTTCGCGCAGCAGGGCGCGCGGGTGACGGCCATGGATCTCTCGGGCGCCTTCCTGCAGGTCGCGCAGCGCGTGGCGCTGCGGCACGAGGCGCCGATCAGCCTCGCCGTCGGCGCCGGCGAGCACCTGCCGTTCGCCGACGACAGCTTCGACGTCGTCTACGGACACGGCGTCCTGCACCACCTCGAGCTGCTGCCGGCGATGCGCGAGGTGAGCCGCATCCTGCGGCCGGGCGGGCGCGCCTACTTCATCGAGCCGCTCGGCTACAACCCGGTCATCGACGTCTACCGGTGGATGGCCGGCAACATGCGGACGCCCAGCGAGCGCCCCCTGCGCTTTACCGACATCGACGCCCTGCGGCCGTTCTTCCGCCGCGTCGCGCACCGCGAGTTCTGGCTCACCACCCAACTGGTATTCGTCTGGTTCCTGGTCGGCATGGGCGTCCATCCGGCGCGCGAGCGCTACTGGAAGAAGGTGCTCTACGACGTCGACCGCATCCGCTGGCTGTTCCGCCCGCTGTACCGCGTCGAGCGCTGGACCCTGCGCCGCTTCCCGTGGTTCGGCCGCTACGCCTGGAACAGCGTCATCTGCCTGGAGAAGTGA